From a region of the Nitrospirota bacterium genome:
- a CDS encoding sugar transferase, translating to MLKEEKQLVHKIAIVADSLVIGAAFLLAYFLRANIQGYPSAILDSLHKLPLLRDYLWIMMIVIPIWIVSLSQAGIYKEIREKSYGNVLWSIFDASLLAILIFTAFAFLLKLDVQSRTFIIILFICTFIMLSAEKITALATLRYIRRKGYNYRVILIVGTGERAKNFISIIKAHPHWGLKILGLIDEEDRVGMTVEDHRVIGSFNDISRILDENVVDEVMFILPRRWLSSLEDYLKICEEVGVKATVAIDFFNTDIARPVVTEMHGLPLLTFNAVPFNIWHLALKRLTDVVVSACGLILLSPLFLILSLIIKMTSKGPVFFRQTRCGLNGRGFRIYKFRTMATDAEERLNELMKFNERNGPVFKMQKDPRITRIGSVLRKTSLDELPQLLNVLMGDMSLIGPRPPLPAEVKRYDRWQRRRLSLRPGIACIHEVVARSDTDFDGWMRQDLAYIDNWSLYLDARIFTKTILAVFKGNGC from the coding sequence ATGCTTAAAGAAGAGAAACAACTTGTCCACAAGATAGCAATTGTGGCTGACTCCCTTGTGATAGGAGCCGCATTTTTATTGGCCTATTTCCTGAGGGCCAATATTCAGGGCTATCCTTCTGCAATATTAGACTCATTACATAAGCTCCCGCTCTTACGGGATTACCTGTGGATAATGATGATAGTCATCCCGATTTGGATTGTCTCCCTATCACAAGCCGGGATATACAAGGAAATCAGGGAGAAGAGTTATGGAAATGTATTATGGAGCATCTTTGATGCCTCTCTACTTGCCATACTTATCTTTACCGCATTTGCCTTCTTACTGAAGTTGGATGTCCAGTCCAGGACATTTATTATAATCCTGTTTATCTGTACTTTCATTATGTTGTCTGCGGAGAAGATCACTGCACTCGCCACTCTGCGCTACATAAGGCGAAAGGGATATAACTACAGGGTCATCCTCATTGTGGGTACGGGTGAGAGGGCAAAGAATTTTATCAGTATCATCAAGGCACATCCGCACTGGGGTTTAAAGATACTCGGCCTTATTGATGAAGAGGACAGGGTCGGGATGACGGTTGAAGACCACAGGGTAATAGGTTCATTTAATGATATTTCCCGTATACTCGATGAAAATGTTGTGGATGAAGTTATGTTCATACTGCCGAGAAGGTGGCTGAGCAGTCTCGAGGATTATCTTAAGATATGTGAAGAGGTGGGGGTAAAGGCGACCGTGGCCATAGACTTCTTTAACACGGATATTGCGAGACCGGTTGTTACGGAGATGCACGGGTTGCCATTATTAACTTTTAACGCGGTTCCATTTAATATCTGGCATCTTGCCTTAAAACGTTTAACAGATGTCGTGGTCTCTGCATGCGGACTTATCCTGCTTTCACCGCTATTCCTTATACTCTCCCTGATCATAAAGATGACCTCTAAAGGGCCTGTATTCTTCAGGCAGACGAGGTGCGGTCTTAACGGACGGGGTTTTAGAATCTACAAGTTCAGGACAATGGCAACAGATGCTGAAGAAAGATTGAATGAGTTGATGAAATTTAATGAACGCAATGGTCCTGTGTTCAAGATGCAGAAAGACCCGCGAATAACCAGGATTGGGAGTGTGCTTAGAAAGACCAGTCTGGATGAGCTCCCCCAGCTTTTGAATGTTCTCATGGGAGATATGTCACTCATCGGGCCAAGACCCCCGCTCCCTGCCGAGGTAAAAAGATATGACCGGTGGCAGCGGAGGCGATTGAGTCTGCGCCCGGGGATAGCATGTATCCACGAGGTGGTTGCACGAAGTGATACAGACTTTGATGGATGGATGAGGCAGGACCTTGCATATATTGACAACTGGTCTCTCTACCTCGATGCGAGGATATTCACTAAGACAATCCTTGCCGTATTCAAGGGGAATGGTTGTTAA
- a CDS encoding outer membrane beta-barrel protein, translated as MLKRITIFLLTAVLASFTYLDGSALAGLLGDRIRPYLSVREVYDNNIFRVRDEGQLKSSIGDDQLADHLTIYSLGMGLDYRWSRQGLGVLLRKDFLRYGHYTNQDSGQDDVRGDLSLKVFDRISAKITGGYSRLAEPKENYRTQEKNERTTKAAGISLAYNLPSGVGIHTALNRETVDFSLSGLDSREYTRSVYSGGVSYSSSPDTGFDIHYERNIIDYDITQSIGGSQVNNDSIGESVRAGFKMGISPVTLLSFNTGYLWKGLRENSGRDFEGVVGKAGVNYGMTGKLTLSLAAERSLYEEIFLDQIYSVNDSIGLGLMYKPAAKIDVSIYGGASTKTFKGDSNIVTDNSAPARKDRFKEFRTGITWSPVRSLAADLRYSYTTRDSSFDIYNYRDNILEAGMSYKF; from the coding sequence TTGTTAAAAAGAATAACCATTTTCCTGTTGACTGCTGTCCTGGCCTCGTTTACTTATTTAGATGGCAGCGCCCTGGCAGGGCTCCTCGGTGATCGGATCAGACCTTACCTTTCTGTAAGAGAGGTCTATGACAACAATATATTCAGGGTCAGGGATGAAGGGCAGTTGAAGAGCAGTATTGGGGATGACCAACTCGCTGATCACCTGACGATATATAGCCTCGGGATGGGGCTGGATTACAGATGGAGCAGGCAGGGATTAGGTGTCCTGTTGAGGAAGGATTTCCTGCGATATGGTCATTACACTAATCAGGATTCCGGGCAGGACGATGTCAGGGGGGACCTTTCCCTGAAGGTTTTTGACCGTATCAGTGCAAAGATAACCGGAGGCTATAGCAGGTTGGCAGAGCCTAAGGAGAACTACCGGACTCAGGAGAAAAATGAACGGACGACTAAGGCTGCCGGAATATCGCTCGCCTACAACCTCCCGTCAGGCGTCGGGATCCATACTGCCCTGAACCGGGAGACGGTGGACTTCTCCCTTTCCGGGCTAGATAGCAGGGAGTACACGAGGAGTGTTTATTCAGGAGGCGTATCATATTCCTCATCTCCTGATACCGGATTTGATATCCATTATGAGAGGAACATCATTGACTATGATATAACTCAGTCCATTGGGGGGAGTCAGGTTAATAACGATAGTATTGGAGAGAGTGTTAGGGCTGGATTCAAAATGGGGATCAGCCCCGTGACATTATTATCTTTCAACACCGGGTATTTATGGAAAGGGCTCAGGGAGAACAGTGGGAGGGACTTTGAAGGCGTCGTTGGTAAAGCCGGGGTCAATTACGGTATGACAGGGAAATTGACCTTATCTCTTGCTGCGGAGAGGAGTCTGTACGAGGAGATTTTTCTCGATCAGATTTACAGCGTTAATGATTCCATAGGTCTGGGGTTAATGTACAAACCGGCAGCAAAGATAGATGTGTCCATTTACGGCGGCGCCTCCACAAAAACCTTCAAGGGTGATAGCAATATAGTGACTGATAATAGTGCGCCTGCAAGAAAAGACAGGTTTAAGGAGTTCAGGACAGGGATAACCTGGTCTCCAGTGAGAAGTCTTGCTGCAGACCTGCGCTACAGTTATACTACAAGAGATTCCAGCTTCGATATTTATAACTACAGAGATAATATTTTAGAGGCGGGCATGTCTTATAAGTTTTAG